In Aphanothece sacrum FPU1, a single genomic region encodes these proteins:
- a CDS encoding helix-turn-helix domain-containing protein: protein MITQDYTHLLTQVQPKPIHTEQEKKKMLEQVDRLMAIDENELTSEEGDLLELLAILIEDYESKTVKMPQKASPNDILIELMGNHDLKQKDLLDIFGSKGIISEVVNHKRTISKSQAKALGERFNVSPALFI, encoded by the coding sequence ATGATAACTCAAGATTACACTCATCTTCTAACCCAAGTACAACCAAAACCAATTCATACAGAACAAGAAAAGAAAAAAATGTTAGAACAAGTAGATCGACTCATGGCTATTGATGAGAATGAGTTAACATCAGAAGAAGGCGATCTGCTTGAATTATTAGCGATTTTAATTGAAGATTATGAAAGTAAAACTGTTAAAATGCCACAAAAAGCTTCTCCTAATGACATTTTAATTGAACTCATGGGAAACCACGATCTTAAACAAAAAGATCTGCTAGACATTTTTGGATCGAAAGGCATTATTTCTGAGGTAGTCAATCACAAAAGAACCATCAGTAAAAGTCAAGCAAAAGCATTAGGAGAGAGATTTAATGTATCTCCTGCGCTTTTTATTTGA
- a CDS encoding type II toxin-antitoxin system HigB family toxin, whose product MRVINAKLLAEFILIYPEARIPLDTWLEVAKQANWRHLFDIKTNWHRGTDDVDGKTVFNIGGNKYRLITTINYQRGIIKIYYVLTHEEYDQENWKNKN is encoded by the coding sequence ATGCGGGTAATCAACGCTAAGTTGCTTGCTGAGTTTATCTTAATCTATCCAGAGGCAAGAATACCACTGGATACTTGGTTAGAAGTTGCTAAACAAGCAAACTGGAGACATTTGTTTGATATTAAGACAAATTGGCATCGTGGAACAGATGACGTGGATGGAAAAACAGTATTTAACATAGGAGGTAATAAATATCGATTAATTACTACAATTAATTACCAACGGGGTATTATAAAAATTTATTATGTCCTAACCCATGAAGAATATGATCAAGAAAACTGGAAAAATAAAAACTAA
- a CDS encoding recombinase family protein has product MELTTLWIEGITRSGKTHRLIQEFTYWVELKRQGKKSNSPINSITQELASSVLILAANDDNRRELADQLSLSVQRSYPVICKTPLGFIRDEVILFWPLLFEKLNLKAQFPLLLRPETEQELATKLWRPQLDQDYFKLTRSTEYRFVRQTLDLLLLAGASGTPIEDIPYILDHHSSQNETILDPTHEQPNLSQLRGQLIIEWQEWCLNRGLLTYGLIYSLYWRYLLPNTQYQHHLTHRYQAIFADDVDDYPAITKDLIDILLNNGVIGRFTYNPHGQIRLGLNADPQYLSQLASRCQVELLPDPFNLSSQYGDLIVQLATDPLNITPLPDQITSIQTISRAQLLRQTAEFIINAIKQNKIKPQDIVIIAPGLDDIARYTLSEILTSAGISLKPLNEQRPLISFSLVRALLSLLGLIYPGLGRLILGDDIAQMLTILSQQPDTENNKLVAMIDPVRAGLIADYCYHIDQELPKLLPVESFPRWDRLGYRATQSYHNICHWIDEIKLLQKQDPFLTPIIVLDRAIKHFFGTGKYLAYEELAALRELIETTQHYWEIDGRLRQHNPTPPPSKETLIQFIQLLRRGTITANPRPIRNIGKKDESVTLATIFQYRSLRHSHPWQIWLDASSVLWEKGGASVLFCAPLFLRKWSRHTLSHEDEFEADKARLERILRDLLGRVTDKIILCHSDLNIKGTEQMGPLLTLINGS; this is encoded by the coding sequence GTGGAATTAACTACCCTTTGGATAGAAGGAATAACTCGTAGCGGTAAAACTCATCGTTTGATACAAGAATTTACTTATTGGGTTGAGTTAAAACGTCAAGGGAAAAAAAGTAACTCTCCTATTAATTCTATAACCCAAGAATTAGCCTCATCTGTGTTAATTTTAGCTGCTAATGATGATAATCGTCGAGAACTAGCGGATCAACTTTCCTTATCAGTTCAAAGAAGCTATCCAGTTATCTGTAAAACACCGTTAGGATTTATTAGAGATGAAGTTATCTTATTTTGGCCGCTTTTGTTTGAGAAACTTAATCTAAAAGCTCAATTTCCCTTGCTGTTGCGTCCAGAAACTGAACAAGAATTAGCCACTAAATTATGGCGACCTCAACTCGATCAAGATTATTTTAAACTAACAAGAAGCACTGAGTATCGATTTGTCCGTCAAACTTTAGATTTGCTATTGTTGGCCGGGGCCAGTGGTACTCCAATTGAAGATATTCCCTATATTCTAGACCACCACTCCTCTCAAAATGAGACAATTTTAGATCCCACTCATGAACAACCTAATTTGTCTCAACTGAGGGGACAATTAATTATAGAATGGCAAGAATGGTGTTTAAACAGAGGATTGTTGACATATGGACTAATTTACAGTCTTTATTGGCGATATTTACTCCCAAATACTCAATATCAACACCATTTAACCCATCGTTATCAGGCAATTTTTGCGGATGATGTAGATGATTATCCAGCAATTACCAAAGATTTAATTGATATTTTGCTGAATAACGGTGTAATTGGGCGATTTACTTATAATCCTCACGGTCAAATTCGCTTAGGGTTAAACGCTGATCCTCAATATTTATCTCAATTAGCCTCTCGTTGTCAAGTAGAATTGTTACCAGATCCCTTTAATTTAAGCAGTCAATATGGAGATCTCATAGTTCAATTAGCAACCGATCCCCTTAATATTACCCCATTACCTGACCAGATTACCTCAATTCAAACGATATCTCGCGCTCAATTATTACGTCAAACCGCAGAATTTATTATTAATGCAATTAAGCAAAATAAAATAAAGCCCCAAGATATTGTTATTATTGCTCCAGGTTTAGATGATATTGCTCGTTATACTCTTAGTGAAATTTTAACATCTGCTGGAATTTCTCTTAAACCTTTAAATGAACAAAGACCTCTGATTAGTTTTAGTTTGGTTCGTGCTTTATTATCCTTATTAGGATTAATTTATCCAGGGTTAGGACGATTAATTTTAGGAGATGATATCGCCCAAATGTTGACAATTTTGAGTCAACAACCTGATACAGAAAATAATAAATTAGTTGCCATGATTGATCCAGTTAGGGCCGGATTAATTGCTGATTATTGTTATCATATTGACCAAGAATTGCCTAAATTATTACCCGTTGAATCCTTCCCACGTTGGGATAGACTCGGATATAGAGCAACCCAATCTTATCACAATATTTGTCATTGGATTGATGAGATTAAATTATTACAAAAACAAGATCCTTTTTTAACTCCTATAATAGTTTTAGATCGAGCAATTAAACACTTTTTTGGAACAGGAAAATATTTAGCTTATGAAGAATTAGCCGCTTTAAGAGAATTGATAGAAACTACCCAACATTATTGGGAAATAGATGGGCGTTTACGACAACATAATCCTACCCCACCACCGTCTAAAGAAACCTTAATTCAGTTTATTCAATTATTACGTCGGGGAACCATTACAGCAAATCCTCGACCCATTCGTAACATTGGCAAAAAAGATGAATCTGTTACCTTAGCTACGATTTTTCAATATCGTTCTTTAAGACATTCTCATCCTTGGCAAATTTGGTTAGATGCTTCTTCAGTATTATGGGAAAAAGGTGGGGCTTCAGTGTTATTTTGTGCGCCTTTATTCCTCCGAAAATGGTCAAGACATACACTAAGTCATGAAGATGAATTTGAGGCGGATAAAGCGCGTTTAGAACGTATTCTGAGGGATTTATTAGGGCGAGTCACTGATAAAATTATTTTATGTCACAGCGATTTGAATATTAAGGGAACGGAACAAATGGGGCCATTATTAACATTAATTAATGGTTCTTAA
- a CDS encoding proton extrusion protein PcxA, giving the protein MKFNSFVKSASNWVSATPKRSLDRAYKAALKIQEIEDKHFKGKKVSSNNADYGDSVITYFITEVQGYLQKINMGLTVFKTSQYFLNISNFQDSPDNKVSQRELQEQITEAGLIFDKLKFIDEVRVKYNLPEIRESTGQYLPMESGQKALSSQSIDLNKSHNYQSQNNANNQKLGLESATQKSGVLPRSFINTINKIKQEIDPQSGENEEQVLNKYRYSRYKTSLSIKFILLLIIVPLLTHQLTKTFILRPIVQQYLNQHEQVVFINRDLEEEAFQELQHYEESLRFKGMVGLIPKLNTEELETAIKEKAEEIKEESRANGIDSISNIFADLFSVIAFGVVIATSKKEIEVVKSFLDEILYGLSDPAKAFLIILFTDMFVGFHSPHGWEVILEGVSHHFGLPENQSFNFLFIATFPVILDTVLKYWIFRYLNRISPSAVATYKNMNE; this is encoded by the coding sequence ATGAAATTCAATTCTTTTGTTAAAAGTGCTTCAAATTGGGTTAGTGCGACCCCTAAAAGGTCTCTGGATCGAGCTTATAAAGCTGCTTTAAAGATTCAAGAGATCGAAGATAAACATTTTAAGGGTAAGAAGGTTTCTTCTAATAATGCTGACTATGGTGACAGTGTTATTACTTATTTTATAACAGAAGTTCAAGGTTATTTACAAAAAATTAATATGGGACTGACTGTGTTTAAAACCAGTCAATATTTCCTTAATATCTCTAATTTTCAAGATTCCCCTGATAATAAGGTCAGTCAACGAGAGTTACAAGAACAAATAACGGAAGCGGGACTTATTTTTGATAAGCTTAAATTTATTGATGAGGTAAGAGTTAAGTATAATCTTCCTGAAATTAGGGAAAGTACCGGACAATATTTGCCGATGGAATCTGGACAAAAAGCTTTATCTTCTCAATCTATAGACCTCAATAAAAGTCATAATTATCAGTCACAAAATAACGCTAATAATCAAAAATTAGGACTAGAATCAGCTACACAAAAATCTGGTGTATTGCCTCGATCTTTTATTAATACGATTAATAAAATTAAACAAGAAATTGATCCGCAATCAGGAGAAAATGAGGAACAAGTTTTAAATAAATACCGTTATTCTCGTTATAAAACTTCTCTGTCTATTAAATTTATTTTACTGTTAATCATTGTTCCTTTATTAACTCATCAACTGACTAAAACTTTTATCTTAAGACCAATTGTTCAGCAATATTTAAACCAACATGAACAAGTAGTTTTTATTAACCGTGACTTAGAAGAAGAAGCATTTCAAGAATTACAACACTATGAAGAATCCCTTCGTTTTAAAGGAATGGTTGGATTAATTCCTAAGCTTAATACCGAGGAATTAGAAACAGCGATCAAAGAAAAAGCTGAGGAAATTAAGGAAGAATCTCGTGCTAATGGAATTGATTCAATTTCTAATATTTTTGCTGATCTTTTTTCTGTAATTGCATTTGGGGTTGTCATTGCTACTTCAAAAAAAGAAATTGAGGTAGTTAAATCTTTTCTCGATGAAATTCTCTATGGTTTGAGTGATCCCGCGAAAGCTTTTTTAATTATTTTGTTTACTGATATGTTTGTAGGATTCCACTCTCCTCACGGTTGGGAAGTGATATTAGAAGGGGTTTCTCATCACTTTGGATTACCCGAAAATCAATCGTTTAATTTCTTATTTATTGCCACATTTCCTGTTATTTTGGATACGGTTTTAAAATATTGGATTTTCCGTTATCTTAATCGCATTTCTCCTTCCGCAGTCGCTACTTATAAGAATATGAATGAGTAG
- a CDS encoding DUF760 domain-containing protein → MAFNFDFFASEPEEQDTNALIQYLQQQHPDTLARIAQSASPEVQQIITQNVQGLVGMLPSEEFNISITTDRENLANLLASAMMTGYFLGKMEQRKNLEVHLSNTESLSANPSPQRQKKD, encoded by the coding sequence ATGGCATTCAATTTTGACTTTTTCGCTTCTGAACCAGAAGAACAAGACACAAATGCACTGATCCAGTATTTACAACAACAACACCCTGACACTTTAGCGCGTATTGCTCAATCAGCTAGTCCAGAAGTCCAGCAGATCATTACCCAAAATGTACAAGGGTTAGTGGGGATGTTGCCTTCAGAAGAGTTCAATATTTCAATTACCACAGATAGGGAAAATTTAGCCAATCTTTTGGCCTCAGCGATGATGACAGGTTATTTTCTCGGTAAGATGGAACAACGAAAAAACCTAGAAGTTCACTTATCTAATACTGAGTCATTAAGTGCTAATCCCTCCCCTCAGCGTCAGAAAAAAGACTAA
- the scpB gene encoding SMC-Scp complex subunit ScpB yields MKLVTKIEAILYLKGQPLSLNEIAQWAECELETAQEAIIELMSDYAYRDSALEVVETENGYSLQLRSTFDSLMDNLIPAELKTATLRTLAAIALKNPILQTDLIEMRGSSAYQHVQELVELGFIRKRRQGRSYWLEITEKFHQYFEIDQLSELTP; encoded by the coding sequence ATGAAATTAGTCACTAAAATCGAAGCTATTCTCTATCTTAAAGGGCAACCCTTATCTTTAAATGAAATTGCCCAATGGGCTGAGTGCGAACTAGAAACGGCTCAAGAAGCCATTATAGAACTAATGTCCGACTATGCCTATCGAGATAGTGCTTTAGAAGTGGTAGAAACCGAAAACGGTTATAGTTTACAGCTACGTTCCACCTTTGACTCTCTGATGGATAATTTAATTCCAGCAGAGTTAAAAACAGCCACTTTAAGGACTTTAGCCGCGATCGCCCTAAAAAATCCTATACTACAAACAGATTTAATCGAAATGCGCGGTAGTAGTGCTTATCAGCACGTTCAGGAATTAGTAGAACTAGGTTTTATTCGTAAACGACGACAAGGACGTTCCTATTGGTTAGAAATCACAGAAAAATTCCATCAGTATTTCGAGATCGATCAACTATCTGAACTAACTCCCTAA